In the Deltaproteobacteria bacterium genome, one interval contains:
- a CDS encoding glycosyltransferase family 2 protein: MARLTVTIITLNEEANIVACLESVRWAEEIVVVDSQSSDRTVELARAFTDRIFVVPWQGFAWNKNLALDQARMEWVFSLDADERVTPALREEIQEHVRADGPLEGYRVARKNFFCGQWIKHLGWYPDYTIRLFRRGQGHFVDREVHEGVAVDGRVGTLQHPLEHYTYDNLSDFVQRMDRYSLLAARELVKQGKRPCWGELLWRPWLTFVNLYFLKKGFLEGRAGYTLAVLYSVYNFLKYAKLRELRQQAQTNEVSA; encoded by the coding sequence ATGGCGCGTCTTACGGTTACCATCATCACCTTGAATGAAGAGGCCAATATTGTCGCCTGTCTGGAGTCAGTGCGGTGGGCGGAGGAGATCGTGGTGGTGGACTCGCAGAGTAGCGATCGCACCGTGGAGCTGGCCCGGGCCTTTACGGACCGGATTTTTGTCGTCCCCTGGCAGGGATTTGCCTGGAATAAAAATCTGGCTCTGGATCAGGCTCGGATGGAATGGGTCTTTAGCCTGGATGCGGATGAGCGGGTTACCCCGGCCTTGAGGGAAGAAATTCAGGAGCATGTCCGGGCCGACGGCCCCCTGGAGGGCTACCGGGTGGCCCGCAAGAATTTTTTCTGTGGCCAGTGGATCAAACACTTGGGATGGTATCCAGATTATACTATCCGGCTGTTTCGCCGCGGCCAGGGGCATTTTGTGGACCGGGAAGTCCACGAGGGGGTGGCAGTCGACGGCAGGGTCGGTACCTTGCAGCATCCTCTGGAACATTATACCTATGACAACCTCAGCGATTTTGTGCAGCGCATGGATCGGTATTCCCTGCTGGCGGCCCGGGAACTGGTCAAACAGGGAAAACGCCCTTGCTGGGGGGAACTCCTGTGGCGGCCCTGGTTGACCTTTGTCAATCTCTATTTTCTTAAAAAAGGTTTCCTGGAAGGCCGGGCCGGATATACCCTGGCGGTGCTGTACAGTGTGTATAATTTTTTGAAGTATGCCAAATTGCGGGAGTTGCGACAGCAGGCCCAGACCAACGAGGTCTCGGCATGA
- the ahbC gene encoding 12,18-didecarboxysiroheme deacetylase, producing MIGVSKLYCGAVEAADVLRYGRHSSRLPSHLLQFSADKRPVVVWNVTRRCNLKCIHCYAQAGAAAASDELTRAEGLALLEDLQAFGVPVVLFSGGEPLMRPDLLTLVARTVELGMRAVISTNGTLITRELAGELKNQGLSYVGISLDGTEATHDHFRGQSGAFVAALAGIRHCQEAGIKVGLRFTINRLNFREIPAIFDMIETHHIPRVCFYHLVYSGRGSRLISAALSHAETRQVVDLILYRTRDLFERGHPKEVLTVDNHADGPYIYLRLFQEKSPRAAEVLELLTMNEGNNSGRGIGCISWDGEVHADQFWRHYSFGNVRQRPFSEIWTDLSNPLMAQLKDKKRHVRGRCATCRWLKVCSGNLRVRAEALTGDLWAPDPACYLTDAEIA from the coding sequence ATGATCGGGGTATCCAAACTCTATTGTGGGGCAGTGGAGGCGGCTGATGTTCTGCGCTATGGACGGCACTCCAGCCGCCTGCCTTCACATCTGTTGCAATTTTCTGCGGATAAACGGCCCGTAGTGGTTTGGAACGTTACCCGGCGCTGCAATCTGAAGTGCATCCATTGTTATGCTCAGGCCGGCGCCGCGGCCGCCAGCGATGAACTGACCCGAGCGGAAGGCCTGGCTCTCTTGGAGGATCTCCAGGCCTTTGGGGTGCCGGTGGTACTGTTCTCGGGCGGTGAACCGCTGATGCGCCCGGATCTGTTAACACTGGTGGCCCGCACGGTGGAACTAGGGATGCGGGCAGTGATCTCCACCAACGGCACCCTGATCACTCGGGAGCTGGCCGGGGAGTTAAAAAACCAGGGTCTGTCTTACGTGGGCATCAGCCTGGATGGGACCGAGGCTACTCATGACCACTTCCGCGGCCAGTCCGGGGCCTTTGTCGCGGCCCTGGCCGGGATCCGCCACTGCCAGGAGGCCGGCATCAAAGTCGGCCTTCGGTTTACGATTAATCGCCTGAACTTTCGAGAGATTCCAGCCATCTTTGATATGATCGAAACCCACCACATCCCCCGGGTCTGTTTTTATCATCTGGTCTATAGCGGCCGCGGCAGCCGCTTGATATCCGCGGCCCTCAGTCACGCCGAAACCCGGCAGGTGGTAGATCTGATCCTGTATCGCACCCGCGATCTGTTTGAGCGCGGCCACCCCAAAGAAGTGCTTACCGTCGATAACCACGCCGACGGCCCATATATTTATCTCCGCCTGTTCCAGGAAAAATCTCCCCGGGCCGCCGAAGTCCTGGAACTGTTGACCATGAACGAAGGCAACAACTCCGGGCGAGGCATCGGCTGCATCAGTTGGGATGGCGAGGTGCATGCCGATCAGTTCTGGCGGCATTATTCCTTCGGCAATGTTCGTCAGCGGCCCTTTAGCGAAATCTGGACGGATCTGAGCAACCCCCTGATGGCCCAATTGAAGGATAAAAAACGCCATGTCCGGGGCCGTTGTGCTACCTGCCGTTGGCTTAAGGTCTGCAGCGGCAATCTCCGGGTCCGGGCCGAGGCCCTGACCGGCGACCTGTGGGCCCCCGACCCCGCCTGTTACCTGACCGACGCCGAGATTGCCTGA
- the lpxA gene encoding acyl-ACP--UDP-N-acetylglucosamine O-acyltransferase, whose protein sequence is MNIDPTARIGPGVELAPEVEIGPGVIIEGPARIGTGTRIQAHAYIGPHTIIGKHNLISFGAIIGHEPQDYAFKGEESYTIIGDHNIIREYVTIHRGTKPGTATRVGNHNFLMALSHMAHNSSVGDRVIVVNGALIGGYVAVADQAFISANCLIHQFCRVGRLALMRGGSRTSRDVPPFCLLDGTHTVCGLNLVGLRRAGFQRQQIEPLRQAYKLLFYRPVNISEAVKRIEAEVPLTPEVKYLLEFIHQSERGIARGSGSLGEDGF, encoded by the coding sequence ATGAATATTGACCCCACGGCCAGGATCGGCCCCGGCGTGGAATTGGCCCCCGAGGTGGAGATCGGCCCGGGGGTGATCATTGAGGGACCGGCACGCATCGGGACCGGTACCCGGATTCAGGCTCATGCCTACATCGGCCCTCATACCATTATTGGGAAGCATAATCTGATTTCCTTCGGGGCCATCATCGGCCATGAACCCCAGGATTATGCCTTTAAAGGGGAAGAAAGTTACACCATTATCGGCGACCATAATATTATCCGGGAATACGTCACCATCCACCGGGGCACCAAGCCGGGCACTGCCACCCGGGTCGGCAATCATAATTTTCTCATGGCCCTGAGTCACATGGCGCACAATTCGTCGGTAGGCGACCGGGTCATCGTGGTCAACGGAGCACTGATCGGTGGTTATGTGGCGGTGGCAGATCAGGCCTTTATCTCGGCGAATTGCCTCATTCACCAGTTCTGCCGGGTAGGCCGGCTGGCGTTGATGCGGGGCGGCTCCCGGACCTCCCGCGATGTGCCGCCCTTTTGCCTGCTGGACGGTACCCATACAGTGTGCGGCCTCAACCTGGTGGGGTTGCGGCGGGCCGGGTTCCAACGGCAACAGATTGAACCATTGCGGCAGGCTTATAAGTTGTTGTTTTACCGGCCGGTGAATATCTCAGAGGCCGTGAAACGGATAGAGGCCGAGGTGCCGCTTACACCTGAAGTGAAGTATCTGTTGGAATTTATCCATCAGTCAGAGCGCGGGATAGCCAGGGGCAGCGGTAGTTTGGGAGAAGATGGTTTTTAA
- a CDS encoding peptidylprolyl isomerase: MNITKIGDRVQIHYTGRFDDDTVFDSSQGQDPLEFIAGSNEVIPGVSQAVVGMKPGESKTIEIAAEEAYGPRQPGLEQRVPRNLIPPEASVGDPLQARVGEQTYVVWVMEVGDDFAVLDGNHPLAGRNLIFDIELVSVTDGEV, from the coding sequence ATGAACATTACAAAAATTGGAGACCGGGTTCAAATCCACTATACCGGCCGTTTTGATGACGATACGGTGTTTGACAGTTCGCAAGGCCAAGACCCGCTGGAGTTTATTGCCGGAAGTAATGAAGTGATTCCCGGAGTCAGCCAGGCGGTGGTGGGGATGAAGCCGGGCGAGTCGAAAACCATCGAAATAGCCGCCGAGGAGGCCTACGGGCCCCGACAACCGGGCCTGGAACAACGCGTGCCCCGCAATCTGATACCGCCCGAGGCCAGTGTGGGCGATCCGCTCCAAGCCAGAGTCGGAGAACAAACCTATGTAGTCTGGGTCATGGAAGTGGGGGATGACTTTGCCGTGTTGGATGGAAACCACCCCTTAGCGGGCCGCAATCTTATCTTTGATATCGAACTGGTCTCGGTCACCGACGGAGAGGTTTAA
- the glgB gene encoding 1,4-alpha-glucan branching protein GlgB — translation MTLKDDNNKTIRLSGSEAPSAAKFPEVSLLTEDDLYLFNQGTHCRLYEKLGAHILTGGEVEGTYFAVWAPDAEQVFVIGDFNDWDKARHPLRPRGQSGIWEGFIPGVGHGALYKFHIVSRYSGYRVDKASPFGMYFEGPPRTASVVWDLDYEWQDQAWLSERWRHNALDAPMAIYEVHLGSWRRVPEEDNRPLNYRELAPRLAQYVKQLGFTHVEFLPVMEHPFYGSWGYQTIGYFAPTSRYGTPQDFMYLVDYLHQHGIGVILDWVPSHFPVDEHGPGFFDGTHLYEHADPRKGFHPDWKSFIFNYGRNEVKSFLLSSAIFWLDKYHADGLRVDAVASMLYLDYSRQEGEWIPNQYGGRENLEAINFIRYFNQEVYKNYPGVQTIAEESTAWPMVSRPNYVGGLGFGLKWDMGWMHDTLQFMSTDPIYRKYHHNTLTFRMLYAFHENFILPLSHDEVVHGKGSLLGKMPGDNWQKFANLRLLFGYMYAQTGKKLLFMGGEFGQWNEWYHETSLDWHLLAYAPHASLHRWVIDLNQRYRREPALYELDFDPAGFEWIDCNDVLNSTISFIRKARSTGDIILVVCNFTPVPRLNYRVGVPRGGFWEEILNSDAEFYGGSGHGNLGGLEATPLPCHGRLYSLNLTLPPLAAVFFKSGG, via the coding sequence ATGACACTTAAAGACGACAACAATAAAACTATTCGGCTTTCCGGGAGTGAGGCCCCAAGCGCGGCGAAATTTCCGGAAGTGAGCCTGTTAACCGAGGACGACCTTTATCTTTTTAACCAAGGAACTCATTGTCGCCTGTACGAAAAACTGGGTGCCCATATCCTTACCGGAGGTGAAGTTGAAGGGACTTATTTCGCGGTGTGGGCCCCGGATGCGGAGCAGGTTTTTGTTATCGGCGACTTCAATGACTGGGATAAAGCCCGGCACCCCTTGCGTCCCCGCGGCCAGTCAGGCATCTGGGAGGGGTTTATCCCGGGCGTCGGCCACGGGGCCCTGTATAAGTTTCACATTGTCTCCCGATACAGCGGCTATCGGGTGGATAAGGCATCTCCGTTTGGGATGTATTTTGAAGGTCCGCCCCGGACTGCCTCGGTGGTCTGGGATCTAGATTATGAGTGGCAGGATCAAGCTTGGCTGTCGGAACGGTGGCGGCACAATGCCCTGGATGCGCCGATGGCCATCTATGAGGTGCACCTGGGCTCGTGGCGGCGGGTACCGGAGGAGGATAATCGGCCCCTCAACTATCGCGAACTGGCACCCCGGCTGGCCCAATATGTCAAGCAGCTAGGCTTTACCCATGTAGAATTTCTGCCGGTCATGGAGCATCCTTTTTATGGCTCTTGGGGTTATCAGACCATCGGCTATTTTGCTCCCACCAGCCGCTATGGCACGCCCCAGGATTTCATGTATCTGGTTGATTACCTGCATCAGCACGGGATTGGCGTGATCCTTGACTGGGTGCCTTCCCATTTCCCGGTGGATGAACATGGCCCCGGTTTTTTCGACGGCACCCATCTCTATGAACACGCGGACCCGCGCAAAGGGTTTCACCCAGATTGGAAAAGCTTTATCTTCAATTATGGCCGCAATGAAGTAAAGAGTTTTCTCCTCAGCAGCGCCATTTTCTGGCTGGATAAATATCATGCCGACGGTCTTCGGGTCGATGCCGTGGCCTCCATGCTCTACCTAGACTATTCCCGTCAGGAAGGGGAATGGATACCCAATCAATACGGCGGCCGGGAAAATCTGGAGGCCATTAACTTTATCCGTTATTTCAATCAGGAGGTTTATAAAAATTATCCCGGCGTCCAAACCATTGCGGAGGAGTCCACCGCCTGGCCTATGGTCTCCCGTCCCAACTACGTCGGGGGCCTGGGTTTCGGTCTCAAATGGGATATGGGCTGGATGCACGATACCCTGCAATTTATGTCGACTGATCCCATTTATCGCAAATACCACCATAACACCCTAACTTTTCGAATGCTCTATGCCTTCCATGAGAACTTCATCCTGCCACTGTCGCATGATGAAGTTGTACATGGCAAAGGCTCCTTACTGGGGAAGATGCCCGGCGATAACTGGCAGAAGTTCGCAAACCTGAGGTTGCTGTTTGGCTATATGTACGCCCAAACCGGCAAGAAACTATTGTTCATGGGGGGAGAATTCGGCCAGTGGAATGAATGGTATCACGAAACCAGCCTGGATTGGCACCTGTTGGCCTATGCTCCGCATGCCTCTTTGCATAGGTGGGTGATCGACCTCAACCAGCGCTATCGCCGCGAACCGGCCCTTTATGAACTAGACTTTGACCCGGCCGGCTTTGAGTGGATCGACTGCAATGATGTCCTTAACAGCACCATCAGTTTCATCCGCAAAGCGCGTTCGACCGGCGACATTATTCTGGTGGTGTGTAACTTTACCCCGGTGCCGCGCCTAAATTACCGGGTAGGGGTGCCGCGGGGCGGCTTCTGGGAGGAAATCTTGAACAGCGACGCCGAATTTTACGGCGGCAGCGGTCACGGTAATCTGGGGGGATTAGAAGCTACCCCCTTACCTTGTCATGGCCGCCTCTATTCCCTTAATCTTACCTTGCCCCCTTTGGCCGCGGTGTTTTTCAAAAGCGGGGGTTAG
- a CDS encoding Trm112 family protein has translation MAISKELLEILACPQCKGEIHLNETGDGLICERCKLLYEIKDDIPIMLIDEAKKLP, from the coding sequence ATGGCAATCAGCAAAGAACTATTAGAGATTCTGGCCTGTCCGCAGTGCAAAGGGGAAATCCATCTTAATGAAACTGGCGACGGGCTGATCTGTGAACGCTGTAAGTTGCTCTATGAGATTAAAGACGATATTCCCATCATGCTCATCGACGAGGCCAAAAAACTGCCCTGA
- the fabD gene encoding ACP S-malonyltransferase — MSILAVLFPGQGSQYVGMGQALYEVDYEARRLWAHAEAITHLPLARLCFEGLMAELTETVNLQPAVTVVNLALYNALSRAGIRPHFVIGHSLGEYSALYAAGVLSEDDTLKAVQKRGQVMHREAQRHPGAMAAILRLSRERLQELLAPLQAEGVLALANFNTPEQIVISGEASLVNKAIDLAKKAGGRGIPLKVSGAWHSALMSEAQPDFAAFLDRLTFNPPTVPMLFNVTGQPETDPACIRDYMARQLTSPVLWTDCVAYLLAAGVDTWVEVGPKDVLKGLVTKTLPPDTPYKFYNIEDPASLERFLTEFSP; from the coding sequence ATGTCCATCCTGGCAGTGCTGTTTCCCGGCCAGGGTTCCCAATACGTTGGAATGGGGCAGGCCCTTTACGAAGTGGATTACGAAGCCCGCCGACTTTGGGCCCATGCCGAAGCCATTACCCACCTTCCTCTGGCCCGCCTCTGTTTCGAAGGACTGATGGCGGAATTAACCGAAACCGTCAATCTTCAGCCCGCGGTCACCGTGGTCAATCTGGCCCTATACAATGCCCTGAGCCGGGCTGGAATCCGCCCCCATTTCGTCATTGGCCATAGTCTGGGGGAATATAGCGCCCTCTATGCCGCCGGGGTCCTGTCCGAGGACGATACTCTGAAAGCCGTGCAGAAGCGGGGTCAGGTCATGCATCGTGAGGCCCAACGTCATCCCGGGGCCATGGCCGCCATCCTGCGCCTGTCCAGGGAACGGCTGCAAGAATTGCTGGCGCCGTTGCAGGCCGAAGGGGTGCTGGCCCTGGCCAATTTTAATACCCCGGAGCAGATAGTCATTTCCGGGGAAGCCTCGCTGGTCAACAAGGCTATAGACCTGGCCAAAAAAGCCGGGGGCCGCGGCATCCCTTTGAAGGTCTCGGGTGCCTGGCATTCGGCTTTGATGTCCGAGGCCCAGCCCGATTTTGCCGCCTTTTTGGACAGACTGACCTTTAATCCTCCCACGGTTCCGATGCTGTTTAACGTCACCGGCCAGCCGGAAACCGATCCGGCCTGCATTCGCGACTACATGGCCCGGCAGCTGACTTCACCAGTGCTTTGGACCGATTGTGTGGCCTATCTGTTGGCCGCCGGAGTCGACACCTGGGTGGAAGTAGGCCCCAAAGACGTGCTTAAAGGTCTGGTCACCAAGACTCTGCCCCCGGATACTCCCTATAAATTTTACAATATCGAAGACCCCGCCAGCCTGGAAAGGTTTTTGACAGAGTTTAGCCCTTAA
- a CDS encoding AAA family ATPase, with protein sequence MDDTKNKFPDQKELEKELSEYLSKKYGDRIKIISPFIMPKPVMDDGKGRGRAKGVSKINFNLRPEELEAYLNEYVIKQDRAKSVLATKVCTHFNRIRYSLEDGKRPEPGVGSIKNNIILIGPTGVGKTYLVKLIAKKIGVPFVKGDATKFSETGYVGGDVEDLIRDLVYEANDDLELAQYGIIYIDEIDKIASAGNLIGPDVSRSGVQRALLKPMEETEVDLKVPHDPISQIQAIEQYRKTGRREKRTLNTRNILFIVSGAFYGLDKIIRERLSKQEIGFHGRPRAKEADREFLSKVAAEDLIKYGFESEFIGRLPVVVVLDELTADDLYQILKNPNNPIIISKKRDFRAYGIDIKFEDQALWQLAELAAQEKTGARGLVSATEKVLIQFEKRLPSTQITELLITPDVVANPEQELERLLANPDNPGLKERFQAAAARERELLKESVWRREKEFLRHYHMPLTDYRVELMVDQYLRWDCDLHTAFDEICRLYAQVRRFEDDFYTDHQIHLSFDQAAVDEILRRALTGGISAAEVCKQFSKDLEYALKLVRDKSSQNTFLLPREAIIDLDSFLNQLFQESLQQTFWPGRR encoded by the coding sequence ATGGACGACACCAAAAATAAATTCCCCGACCAGAAGGAACTAGAAAAAGAACTGAGTGAATATTTATCCAAAAAGTATGGGGATCGTATCAAAATTATTTCGCCGTTTATCATGCCCAAGCCCGTAATGGATGATGGCAAGGGCCGCGGCAGAGCCAAAGGGGTAAGCAAAATCAATTTTAACCTCAGGCCCGAGGAACTGGAGGCTTACCTCAACGAATACGTCATTAAACAAGACCGGGCCAAAAGTGTTCTGGCTACCAAAGTCTGCACTCATTTTAACCGCATCCGTTATTCTTTAGAGGATGGCAAGCGGCCGGAGCCCGGTGTGGGGTCAATCAAGAATAACATCATTCTTATCGGACCTACCGGCGTAGGCAAGACCTATCTGGTCAAATTGATTGCCAAAAAGATCGGCGTGCCCTTTGTTAAAGGCGACGCCACCAAATTCAGCGAAACCGGCTATGTAGGCGGTGACGTTGAAGATCTGATCCGGGATCTGGTCTACGAGGCCAATGATGATTTGGAACTGGCCCAATATGGTATTATTTATATTGATGAAATCGATAAAATCGCCTCGGCCGGCAATCTTATCGGCCCAGATGTGTCGCGCAGTGGCGTGCAGCGGGCGCTGCTCAAACCCATGGAAGAGACCGAAGTCGATCTCAAGGTACCGCATGATCCGATCTCCCAGATTCAAGCGATTGAACAATATCGCAAAACTGGCAGACGCGAGAAACGAACCCTTAATACAAGGAATATTCTATTCATCGTCAGCGGCGCCTTCTACGGCCTCGATAAGATTATTCGGGAACGTCTGAGCAAACAAGAAATTGGCTTTCACGGTCGCCCTCGGGCCAAAGAGGCCGATCGAGAATTCTTGTCTAAGGTAGCTGCCGAAGATCTCATCAAATACGGGTTTGAATCCGAATTTATTGGCCGCCTGCCGGTAGTGGTCGTCCTGGACGAATTAACCGCGGACGATCTCTACCAGATTTTGAAAAACCCTAATAATCCTATAATTATCAGCAAAAAGAGAGATTTTCGGGCTTATGGGATTGACATCAAATTCGAAGACCAGGCTTTGTGGCAGTTGGCGGAACTGGCGGCTCAAGAGAAGACTGGGGCCCGGGGCTTGGTCAGCGCCACTGAAAAGGTTCTGATTCAATTTGAGAAACGCTTGCCGTCGACCCAAATTACCGAACTTCTCATTACTCCCGATGTGGTAGCCAATCCTGAACAGGAATTGGAGAGATTATTGGCCAATCCCGATAATCCAGGACTCAAAGAGCGCTTTCAGGCCGCAGCAGCACGGGAACGGGAGCTTTTGAAAGAATCGGTCTGGCGGCGGGAGAAAGAATTCTTGCGGCATTATCATATGCCTCTGACCGATTACCGAGTAGAGCTGATGGTTGACCAATATCTGCGCTGGGATTGCGACCTGCACACCGCCTTCGATGAGATCTGCCGGCTGTACGCCCAAGTCCGGCGTTTTGAAGACGACTTTTATACCGATCATCAGATTCATCTTAGCTTTGACCAGGCAGCAGTGGATGAGATTCTGCGGCGGGCCTTGACCGGCGGCATTTCAGCCGCAGAGGTCTGTAAGCAGTTTTCCAAGGATTTGGAATATGCTTTAAAACTGGTGCGGGACAAAAGCTCTCAAAATACCTTTCTGTTGCCTCGAGAAGCCATAATCGATCTGGATAGTTTCTTGAACCAGCTTTTTCAAGAGTCTCTGCAACAGACTTTCTGGCCCGGGAGGCGGTAA
- a CDS encoding TlyA family RNA methyltransferase, translating to MVERGLAPSRDRAQALILAGKVLVAGVPVTKAGALVSAQDSLTLESPDIPYVSRGGVKLAAALEHFQISVTGKVVLDVGASTGGFTDCLLQRGALRVYAVDVGYGQLAWSLRQDARVILLERTNIRYLPPEAIAEPIDLATIDVSFISLKLVLPRVKEFVRPGGEIIALAKPQFEVGREQVGKGGVVRDQGLQLQVVDDLKALATSLDLEVIGHLPSPILGPKGNQEYLLYFRRI from the coding sequence ATGGTGGAGCGCGGGCTGGCCCCGAGCCGGGATCGGGCCCAGGCCCTGATCCTGGCCGGCAAGGTGCTGGTAGCCGGAGTGCCGGTGACCAAGGCTGGGGCTTTGGTCTCCGCACAGGACTCCCTGACCCTGGAAAGCCCTGATATTCCCTATGTTAGCCGCGGAGGCGTGAAGCTGGCCGCAGCCCTGGAGCACTTCCAGATCAGCGTTACCGGCAAGGTGGTTTTGGATGTCGGCGCGTCCACCGGCGGCTTTACCGATTGTCTGTTACAGCGGGGGGCGCTCCGGGTCTACGCGGTGGATGTGGGCTATGGCCAATTGGCCTGGAGCCTGCGCCAGGATGCCCGGGTGATCCTCCTGGAACGCACCAACATCCGCTATCTGCCGCCGGAAGCCATTGCCGAACCGATCGATCTGGCCACTATAGACGTCTCTTTTATTTCCCTGAAACTGGTGTTGCCCCGGGTCAAGGAATTTGTCCGTCCCGGTGGGGAAATCATCGCCTTGGCCAAACCCCAGTTCGAGGTGGGGCGGGAGCAGGTAGGGAAGGGCGGGGTGGTACGCGATCAAGGCCTGCAACTTCAGGTGGTGGACGATCTCAAAGCCCTGGCCACATCCCTGGATCTGGAAGTCATCGGCCATTTACCTTCGCCCATTCTGGGTCCCAAGGGTAATCAGGAATATCTCCTCTACTTCCGGCGGATATAA
- the hflX gene encoding GTPase HflX, translated as MDRTLGNLTGLKPQHLRRLDKLYRRKVTGHRIITPELARQLAEISCEINRQVGVLLDRQGSIALVMVGDQKSLVIPPLKRQRRGGTRLSGLRLIHTHLKSEPLSQDDLMDLALLRLDLVAALEVHSNGLPGRCDIAHLLPKSIAGQNWTFIHADHVANLEVDYIALVHSLEEELARNGSPQTQGDHRERAILIGVSTKPRYLAEDSLQELKELAQSAGLQVVDIIHQQRARIDPRFLMGKGKIAELVIHALQSGADLLVFDAELNPSQVRSITDFTELKVIDRTQLILDIFAQRARSREGQLQVEMAQLKYLLPRLAGRDDALSRLTGGIGGRGPGETKLEIDRRRVRERLHRLRQELHQIRSSRQVRRASRQRQSLPILSIIGYTNAGKSTLLNTLTHSQVQAEDRLFATLDPSSRRLRFPREREVIITDTVGFIRDLPKDLLEAFKATLEELDDADLLIHVIDLSNPRFEEQMEAVQGILQSLNLQNKPVLQVFNKIDLVPASLAALQTRVHHGVAISALDPATLGPLIQRLEEAVENLNSPAPTPAWPAASAMRMGKTHPD; from the coding sequence ATAGATCGAACCCTGGGTAATCTGACCGGCCTTAAACCACAACACCTACGCCGGCTGGACAAACTTTATCGTCGCAAGGTCACGGGCCACCGGATCATTACCCCGGAGCTGGCCCGACAACTGGCGGAAATTTCATGCGAAATCAACCGCCAGGTGGGTGTCCTGCTGGATCGGCAGGGGAGCATCGCCTTGGTTATGGTCGGCGATCAGAAAAGCCTGGTGATCCCACCCCTGAAACGCCAGCGACGCGGGGGCACTCGTCTTAGCGGCCTCAGGCTGATTCACACTCATTTAAAATCTGAGCCTTTAAGCCAGGATGATCTGATGGACCTGGCGCTTCTGCGCCTCGACCTGGTTGCCGCCCTGGAAGTCCACTCCAATGGTCTGCCGGGGCGCTGCGATATTGCCCATCTCTTGCCGAAAAGCATCGCGGGTCAAAACTGGACCTTTATTCATGCCGACCATGTCGCCAATCTGGAAGTTGATTACATCGCGCTGGTGCATTCTCTGGAAGAGGAGTTGGCTCGCAACGGTAGCCCGCAAACCCAAGGCGACCACCGGGAGCGAGCCATCCTGATCGGGGTCAGTACCAAACCGCGTTACCTAGCCGAGGATTCCCTCCAGGAATTGAAAGAGTTGGCCCAATCCGCCGGACTCCAAGTGGTCGATATCATCCACCAGCAACGCGCCCGGATCGACCCCCGTTTTCTCATGGGCAAGGGCAAAATCGCCGAACTGGTCATTCACGCCTTGCAATCGGGTGCTGACCTGCTGGTTTTTGACGCTGAACTCAACCCCTCCCAGGTACGGTCCATTACTGATTTCACCGAGCTCAAGGTAATCGACCGCACCCAGCTTATCCTGGATATCTTTGCCCAGCGGGCCCGCAGTCGGGAAGGCCAACTTCAGGTCGAGATGGCCCAGTTGAAGTATCTCCTACCCCGGCTGGCCGGCCGCGATGATGCGCTGTCCCGCCTCACCGGTGGCATCGGGGGGCGAGGACCGGGTGAAACTAAACTGGAAATTGACCGCCGCCGGGTGCGGGAACGGCTGCATCGCCTCCGGCAAGAACTGCATCAGATCAGGAGTTCCCGCCAGGTGCGCCGCGCCTCCCGGCAGCGGCAGAGCCTGCCCATTCTGTCCATTATCGGTTATACCAACGCCGGTAAGTCCACCCTGCTCAATACCTTGACCCACAGCCAAGTACAGGCCGAAGATCGTCTGTTTGCTACCCTGGATCCGAGCAGCCGGCGTTTGCGCTTCCCCCGGGAGCGGGAGGTGATTATCACCGATACTGTGGGTTTTATCAGGGACTTACCCAAAGATCTGTTGGAGGCCTTCAAGGCCACTTTGGAAGAACTGGATGACGCCGATCTCTTGATCCATGTCATTGATCTCAGCAATCCCCGGTTTGAAGAGCAGATGGAGGCGGTCCAGGGTATCCTGCAATCACTAAATCTACAAAATAAACCAGTGCTCCAGGTCTTTAACAAAATTGACCTGGTACCCGCATCGCTGGCTGCTTTGCAAACTCGGGTCCACCACGGGGTGGCTATTTCCGCTTTGGATCCGGCCACTTTAGGGCCGCTGATTCAGCGTCTGGAAGAGGCGGTAGAAAATCTAAATTCTCCAGCTCCCACCCCGGCTTGGCCTGCAGCTTCAGCTATGCGGATGGGGAAAACCCATCCTGATTGA